A stretch of Pseudomonas taetrolens DNA encodes these proteins:
- a CDS encoding hybrid sensor histidine kinase/response regulator — MTPEQMRDASLLELFSLEAEAQTQVLNAGLLALERNPTQADQLEACMRAAHSLKGAARIVGVEAGVSVSHVMEDCLVCAQEGRLYLQHEHIDALLQGTDLLMRIATPGSANVGPADIEAYVALMERLLDPSTSSTRVASPAFDVSHLLMTSEPAAPVIDPEPVQRIEPEVISEPARRTPRRTEGGERVLRVTAERLNSLLDLSSKSLVETQRLKPYLAALQRLKRMQSSGLRALDTLSEQLKHAGLGHETQEALADARRIMAESQHLLSEQTAELDEFGWHAGQRAQLLYDTALACRMRPFADVLVGQERMVRDLGRTLGKQIRLEIEGEKTQVDRDVLEKLEAPLTHLLRNAVDHGIESPEQRLLAGKPGEGVIRLHVSHQAGLLVLELSDDGAGVDLERLRQIIVERQLSTAATAAQLSEEELLSFLFLPGFSLRDTVTELSGRGVGLDAVQHMVRLLRGAIVLEQTSGRGSRFHLEVPLTLSVVRSLVVEVADEAYAFPLAHIERMCDLRPEEIVQLEGRQHFWHEGRHVGLVAASQLLQRPPSQSEDETLKVVVIRERDAVYGVAVERFIGERTLVVLPLDPRLGKVQDISAGALLDDGAAVLIVDVEDMLRSVDKLLNTGRLERIDRRNRHTAELARKRILVVDDSLTVRELQRKLLINRGYEVAVAVDGMDGWNVLRAEHFDLLITDIDMPRMDGIELVTLLRRDNRLQSMPVMVVSYKDREEDRRRGLDAGADYYLAKASFHDDALLDAVVELIGGAQS, encoded by the coding sequence ATGACCCCCGAGCAAATGCGTGATGCCTCGTTACTGGAGCTGTTCAGTCTTGAGGCTGAAGCACAAACCCAGGTCTTGAATGCCGGCTTGTTGGCACTGGAACGAAATCCGACTCAGGCAGACCAGCTGGAAGCCTGTATGCGTGCAGCGCATTCGCTCAAGGGCGCTGCGCGGATTGTGGGGGTCGAGGCCGGAGTCAGCGTCTCTCATGTGATGGAAGACTGCCTGGTCTGCGCCCAGGAAGGACGCTTGTACCTGCAGCACGAGCATATTGATGCCTTGCTGCAAGGCACGGATTTATTGATGCGCATTGCCACCCCGGGGAGTGCCAATGTGGGGCCGGCCGACATTGAAGCCTATGTGGCGCTGATGGAGCGGCTGTTGGATCCTTCAACCAGCAGTACACGGGTTGCATCGCCCGCATTTGATGTCTCTCATTTATTGATGACGTCAGAGCCGGCGGCACCTGTAATTGACCCCGAGCCTGTGCAGAGGATCGAGCCCGAAGTGATTTCGGAGCCTGCTCGTCGGACTCCGCGCCGGACTGAAGGCGGTGAGCGGGTATTGCGGGTGACAGCGGAGCGTCTCAACAGCCTGCTCGATCTGTCCAGTAAATCGCTGGTGGAGACCCAGCGTCTCAAACCTTACCTGGCGGCCTTGCAACGTCTTAAGCGGATGCAAAGTAGCGGCCTGCGTGCGCTGGACACTCTAAGCGAGCAACTCAAGCACGCGGGGCTGGGCCATGAAACGCAAGAGGCATTGGCCGATGCGCGGAGGATAATGGCCGAGTCGCAGCATTTGCTCAGCGAGCAGACCGCTGAGCTGGATGAGTTTGGCTGGCACGCGGGTCAGCGTGCGCAGTTGCTTTACGACACCGCGCTGGCTTGTCGCATGCGGCCGTTTGCCGACGTGCTGGTGGGGCAGGAGCGCATGGTGCGCGATTTGGGGAGGACCTTGGGCAAGCAGATCCGCCTGGAAATTGAAGGTGAAAAAACCCAGGTCGATCGCGATGTGCTGGAAAAGCTTGAAGCACCACTGACTCACTTGCTGCGCAATGCGGTTGATCACGGTATCGAATCCCCTGAGCAGCGGCTGCTGGCGGGCAAGCCCGGCGAAGGGGTGATTCGCTTGCATGTCTCGCATCAAGCGGGCTTGCTGGTTCTGGAACTGAGCGATGATGGCGCGGGTGTTGACCTTGAGCGCTTGCGTCAGATCATTGTCGAGCGTCAGTTGTCGACGGCAGCGACGGCGGCGCAGTTGAGTGAAGAAGAGCTGTTGAGCTTTCTGTTTTTACCCGGTTTCAGCCTGCGCGATACCGTGACTGAGCTCTCCGGGCGGGGCGTCGGGCTGGACGCCGTGCAGCACATGGTACGTTTGCTGCGCGGGGCCATTGTGCTGGAGCAGACCTCTGGTCGGGGTAGTCGCTTCCATCTGGAAGTACCGCTGACATTGTCGGTGGTGCGCAGTCTGGTGGTTGAAGTCGCAGACGAAGCCTACGCGTTCCCACTGGCGCATATCGAACGCATGTGCGACTTGCGCCCTGAAGAAATTGTGCAGCTCGAAGGGCGTCAGCACTTCTGGCACGAAGGGCGGCACGTGGGGCTGGTTGCGGCAAGCCAGTTGCTGCAGCGCCCTCCAAGTCAGAGCGAAGATGAAACCCTCAAAGTGGTGGTTATCCGCGAACGTGATGCGGTGTATGGGGTGGCGGTGGAGCGCTTTATAGGCGAACGCACGCTGGTGGTACTGCCCCTCGATCCCCGATTGGGCAAGGTGCAGGACATTTCAGCAGGTGCCTTGCTCGATGATGGGGCTGCGGTGCTGATTGTTGACGTGGAAGACATGCTGCGATCCGTCGACAAATTGCTGAATACCGGACGCCTGGAGCGTATCGACCGGCGTAATCGGCACACGGCAGAGCTGGCCCGAAAACGTATTCTGGTGGTGGATGATTCGCTGACCGTGCGTGAGTTGCAGCGCAAGCTCTTGATCAACCGGGGTTATGAAGTCGCGGTGGCGGTTGACGGTATGGACGGTTGGAACGTCTTGCGCGCCGAGCATTTCGATTTGTTGATCACGGACATCGATATGCCACGCATGGACGGTATTGAACTGGTAACGCTGTTACGTCGTGATAACCGATTGCAATCGATGCCTGTGATGGTGGTGTCTTATAAGGATCGGGAAGAAGACCGTCGGCGCGGCCTCGATGCCGGAGCCGACTACTATTTAGCGAAAGCCAGTTTCCATGATGATGCCCTGCTTGATGCGGTGGTTGAGCTCATCGGAGGAGCGCAATCATGA
- a CDS encoding chemotaxis protein CheW, whose amino-acid sequence MSGLTAQSLIHTEAQAIDDCWNRIGIYGDKSCPLLAQHIHCRNCAVYSAAATRLLDRYSFEQEHHAFYAPESLAQKVATRSLMIFRLGGEWLGLVTGCLDEVSPTQSIHSLPHQRSRALLGVANVRGALVPCLSLVELLGLDPTVTVTSARRVMPRMLIVAAHGGPVVLPVDEVDGIHAIEERTLSTASNSGEHVSGKYTRGVLQWKDRSLRWLDEEQLLSAITRSLT is encoded by the coding sequence ATGAGCGGTTTAACAGCCCAGAGCTTGATCCATACCGAAGCACAAGCCATTGACGATTGCTGGAACCGAATCGGTATCTATGGCGACAAGTCCTGTCCATTACTGGCGCAACATATCCATTGTCGCAATTGCGCTGTGTATTCGGCTGCTGCGACACGTTTGCTGGACCGTTATTCATTTGAGCAAGAGCATCACGCGTTCTACGCCCCGGAGAGCCTGGCGCAAAAAGTCGCGACGCGTTCGCTGATGATCTTTCGTCTTGGGGGGGAATGGCTGGGCTTGGTGACGGGTTGTCTGGATGAAGTCTCGCCGACACAGTCGATCCATTCGCTGCCTCACCAGCGCTCGCGGGCCTTGCTGGGTGTGGCCAATGTACGAGGCGCACTGGTGCCGTGCTTGTCTCTGGTGGAATTGTTGGGGCTGGACCCTACGGTGACCGTGACCAGTGCCCGACGGGTGATGCCGCGCATGCTGATTGTGGCGGCCCATGGCGGTCCGGTGGTGCTGCCGGTAGATGAAGTGGACGGCATCCATGCCATAGAAGAGCGTACGTTGAGCACGGCCTCGAACTCCGGCGAGCATGTCAGTGGCAAGTACACCCGGGGTGTACTGCAGTGGAAAGACCGCAGCTTGCGCTGGCTGGACGAAGAGCAGCTGCTGAGTGCCATTACCCGGAGCCTGACATGA
- a CDS encoding CheR family methyltransferase yields MSADQRFFDYLKQRIGLDVASVGPAIIERAVRQRCTALHMATHEDYWQRLLSSQDEQQALIESVIVPETWFFRYPESFVTLGRLARERLAEMASQRTLRILSLPCSTGEEPYSIAMALFDAGLAAHHFKVDALDISPLSVQRAQGALYGKNSFRGQETGFRERYFTLEHDGYQLASQVCEQVSFHTGNLLDPTLVSSHVPYDIVFCRNLLIYFDLKTQQQALAVLKCLTREDGVLFIGPAEGSLLVRLGMRSMGAPQSFAFCHNREPVSAPPAVLAEPRPLIRPAPVTARPFAPRPKTQVWASAPSAIAQPVALLEQIAVLANQGKSREARALCEQCLQQHGPHAQAFYWLGLLSDVEGQTAQAQEFYRKALYLEPQHSEALAHLAALLASRGDIAGAQRLQARAARNGRSVHSERKQ; encoded by the coding sequence ATGAGTGCCGATCAACGTTTCTTCGATTACCTGAAACAGCGTATCGGTCTGGATGTGGCCTCGGTCGGCCCGGCCATCATCGAACGCGCGGTGCGCCAGCGATGCACTGCGCTGCACATGGCCACGCACGAAGACTATTGGCAGCGTCTGCTTAGCTCACAGGATGAGCAGCAGGCCCTGATCGAATCGGTGATCGTGCCGGAAACCTGGTTTTTTCGTTATCCGGAATCCTTTGTGACACTGGGGCGACTGGCCCGGGAGCGACTGGCTGAAATGGCCAGCCAGCGTACGCTGCGTATTCTGAGCCTGCCATGCTCGACCGGTGAAGAGCCTTATTCGATTGCCATGGCGTTGTTCGATGCCGGTCTGGCGGCTCATCACTTCAAGGTTGATGCGCTGGATATCAGTCCGCTCTCGGTGCAGCGTGCGCAGGGTGCACTGTATGGAAAAAACTCTTTTCGCGGCCAGGAAACCGGTTTTCGCGAGCGTTACTTCACCCTTGAGCATGACGGCTACCAGTTGGCGAGCCAGGTATGCGAGCAGGTCAGCTTTCACACGGGCAATTTGCTGGATCCCACGCTAGTGTCCAGCCACGTCCCTTATGACATTGTGTTTTGTCGCAATCTGCTGATTTATTTCGATCTTAAAACCCAGCAGCAAGCACTGGCGGTGCTGAAGTGTTTGACCCGCGAAGACGGTGTGCTGTTTATCGGTCCGGCAGAGGGTAGCCTGCTCGTCAGGTTGGGCATGCGTTCGATGGGCGCACCGCAGTCATTTGCCTTTTGCCACAATCGCGAGCCGGTGTCTGCACCTCCAGCGGTGCTGGCTGAACCCAGACCGTTGATACGTCCGGCACCTGTGACTGCCCGGCCTTTCGCGCCTCGCCCGAAGACCCAGGTGTGGGCGAGCGCACCGTCGGCTATCGCTCAACCTGTCGCGTTGCTTGAACAAATTGCCGTCCTTGCCAATCAGGGCAAGAGTCGTGAAGCCCGTGCGCTCTGCGAACAGTGTCTGCAGCAGCATGGCCCACACGCACAGGCTTTTTACTGGTTGGGCCTGCTAAGTGATGTCGAAGGGCAGACGGCCCAGGCCCAGGAGTTTTATCGCAAGGCTCTGTACCTGGAACCCCAGCATTCAGAAGCGCTGGCGCATCTGGCTGCGTTATTGGCCTCCCGGGGCGATATTGCCGGCGCCCAGCGTTTGCAGGCGCGTGCAGCCCGTAACGGGCGCTCCGTTCACAGCGAGCGTAAACAATGA
- a CDS encoding chemotaxis protein CheW yields the protein MSTPLAKHPGAALSKHRLFLVFYIGDERFALPATDVVEILPRLPLKPIAQAPVWVAGVFEHRGQIVPVIDISAMAFGNPAVARTSTRLVLVNYGERLLGLILEQASDTVRCDPADFQPHGVDNRDAPYLGPVRKDEKGLLQWVEVVDLLSPAVRALLFPLGPDAVSEQEPA from the coding sequence ATGAGCACACCTTTAGCAAAGCATCCGGGCGCGGCGCTGTCGAAACACCGTCTGTTTCTGGTGTTTTATATCGGCGATGAGCGTTTTGCATTGCCTGCCACCGATGTGGTTGAGATTTTGCCGCGCCTGCCGCTCAAGCCGATCGCGCAGGCTCCCGTGTGGGTGGCCGGTGTATTCGAGCACCGCGGGCAAATCGTACCGGTGATTGATATCAGTGCCATGGCCTTCGGCAATCCGGCCGTTGCCCGGACCAGCACCCGATTGGTGCTGGTCAACTACGGTGAGCGGTTGCTCGGGCTGATACTCGAGCAGGCAAGCGATACCGTGCGTTGTGATCCGGCCGATTTCCAGCCGCATGGTGTCGACAACCGCGATGCGCCTTATCTGGGGCCGGTCCGAAAAGACGAGAAGGGGCTGCTGCAGTGGGTTGAGGTCGTCGACCTGCTGAGTCCTGCTGTGCGTGCCTTGCTCTTCCCCTTGGGCCCTGACGCTGTATCTGAGCAGGAGCCTGCATGA
- a CDS encoding methyl-accepting chemotaxis protein, with the protein MKNWTLRQRILASFAVIIAIMLLMVVVAYSRLLSIESSEEAVRNDSIPGVHYSSMMRSAWVDSYVLTLQLVGSSNRRELTSEDRQLYASYEERLKQELENYRSTIYEQDDRSSFEDFERLHKEYDQVLAKVLELYQNKEFDQASDMVAEQLAVTWMAGRKQLNNVIDANRQSAVQATNAIADSVLAAKVSMLVSLVLAVIAAGLCGLLLLRAIMSPMQRIVSILEVMRSGDLSRRLNLERKDEFGAVETGFNDMMTELTSLVSQAQRSSVQVTTSVTEIAATSKQQQATATETAATTTEIGATSREIAATSRDLVRTMTEVTSAADQASILAGSGQQGLARMEETMHSVMGAADLVNAKLAILNEKASNINQVVVTIVKVADQTNLLSLNAAIEAEKAGEYGRGFAVVATEVRRLADQTAVATYDIEQMVREIQSAVSAGVMGMDKYSEEVRRGMSEVQQVGEQLSQIIHQVQALAPRVLMVNEGMQAQATGAEQINHALVQLGDASSQTVESLRQASFAIDELSQVAVGLRSGVSRFKV; encoded by the coding sequence GTGAAGAACTGGACGTTGCGCCAACGCATATTGGCAAGCTTTGCGGTAATCATCGCCATTATGTTGCTGATGGTGGTAGTGGCCTACTCGCGTTTGCTCTCGATCGAGAGCAGCGAAGAGGCCGTGCGAAATGATTCGATTCCCGGCGTCCATTACAGTTCGATGATGCGCAGTGCCTGGGTTGACAGCTATGTATTGACCCTGCAATTGGTGGGTTCCAGCAACCGGCGTGAGCTGACCAGCGAGGATCGCCAGTTGTATGCCAGTTATGAAGAGCGTTTGAAACAAGAGCTGGAGAATTATCGCAGTACTATCTACGAGCAGGATGATCGCAGCTCTTTTGAGGACTTCGAGCGTCTTCATAAAGAATATGACCAGGTACTGGCGAAGGTGCTTGAGCTTTATCAGAACAAAGAATTCGACCAGGCCAGTGATATGGTTGCCGAGCAATTGGCCGTGACCTGGATGGCAGGGCGCAAGCAACTCAATAATGTGATCGATGCCAATCGCCAGTCGGCTGTGCAAGCGACGAATGCCATTGCTGATTCGGTGCTTGCGGCCAAGGTCAGCATGCTGGTTTCGCTGGTCCTTGCCGTGATTGCGGCGGGGCTGTGTGGCTTGTTGTTGCTGCGGGCGATCATGTCACCGATGCAGCGTATTGTTTCAATCCTCGAGGTCATGCGCTCCGGTGATCTGAGCCGGCGCTTGAACCTGGAACGCAAAGACGAATTTGGCGCCGTTGAAACCGGCTTCAACGACATGATGACGGAGCTGACTTCTCTGGTGTCTCAGGCCCAGCGCTCTTCGGTGCAGGTCACGACATCGGTGACTGAAATTGCAGCCACGTCCAAACAGCAACAAGCCACCGCGACAGAGACTGCAGCCACCACCACTGAAATCGGTGCAACCTCCCGCGAGATTGCTGCCACGTCCCGTGATCTGGTGCGCACCATGACTGAGGTGACCTCGGCGGCCGATCAGGCTTCGATATTGGCCGGCTCCGGTCAGCAAGGTCTGGCCCGAATGGAAGAAACCATGCATTCGGTGATGGGGGCCGCCGACCTGGTGAACGCCAAACTGGCGATTCTCAATGAAAAGGCCAGCAACATTAATCAGGTGGTGGTAACCATCGTTAAAGTCGCCGACCAGACCAACCTGCTGTCGCTGAATGCTGCCATTGAAGCGGAAAAAGCCGGTGAGTACGGCCGCGGTTTTGCGGTCGTTGCCACTGAGGTGCGGCGCCTGGCCGACCAGACAGCCGTGGCTACCTATGATATCGAGCAGATGGTGCGTGAAATCCAGTCGGCGGTTTCCGCTGGCGTGATGGGCATGGACAAGTACTCTGAAGAAGTCCGTCGCGGCATGTCCGAGGTGCAGCAAGTGGGCGAGCAGCTGTCGCAGATTATCCATCAGGTGCAGGCCTTGGCCCCGCGCGTGCTGATGGTCAATGAAGGCATGCAGGCTCAGGCCACGGGCGCTGAGCAGATTAATCATGCGCTGGTGCAGTTGGGCGATGCCAGCAGTCAGACCGTCGAGTCCTTGCGCCAGGCCAGCTTTGCAATCGACGAACTCAGTCAGGTTGCAGTTGGGCTGCGCAGCGGCGTTTCGCGCTTCAAAGTCTGA
- a CDS encoding tellurite resistance TerB family protein codes for MNTRGLLDQLLKSGQQMLQDKKGTQGSASGADKGGLGGLLGGSGGLGGLLSGAGGGALAASALGMLLGNKSARKYGGQALTYGGLAALGVLAYKAYGNWQANQGKAPQTEPQTIDRVAPQQVEQHGQAIIKALVAAAKADGHVDERERQLIDGELSKLNGDPALQQWLRTELNKPLDPAEVASAASTPEIAAEMYIASLILVDEEHFMERAYLDELAKQLKLDPGLKAELESQVKQAAL; via the coding sequence ATGAATACCCGTGGATTGCTCGATCAGTTACTCAAGTCCGGCCAACAAATGTTGCAGGATAAAAAGGGCACGCAAGGCTCCGCCTCCGGTGCTGATAAAGGTGGTCTGGGTGGCCTGCTGGGTGGTTCCGGCGGGTTGGGTGGTTTGCTGTCGGGGGCGGGTGGCGGGGCTTTGGCTGCCAGTGCGCTGGGAATGTTGCTGGGCAACAAGAGTGCCCGTAAATATGGCGGTCAGGCCCTGACCTACGGCGGGTTGGCGGCGCTTGGCGTGCTGGCCTACAAAGCCTATGGCAATTGGCAAGCGAATCAGGGCAAGGCACCGCAAACTGAGCCGCAGACCATTGATCGTGTTGCGCCGCAACAAGTCGAGCAGCATGGTCAGGCGATTATCAAGGCGCTGGTGGCAGCGGCCAAGGCCGATGGTCATGTGGACGAGCGGGAGCGTCAGTTGATCGACGGTGAACTCAGCAAACTCAATGGCGACCCTGCCTTGCAGCAATGGCTGAGGACAGAACTGAACAAACCGCTGGACCCGGCGGAAGTGGCAAGTGCGGCCAGTACCCCTGAGATCGCAGCTGAAATGTATATCGCCAGCCTGATCCTGGTGGACGAAGAACACTTTATGGAACGGGCATACCTGGATGAGTTGGCCAAACAGCTGAAGCTGGATCCTGGTCTCAAGGCCGAGCTTGAATCACAGGTCAAACAAGCAGCGCTATGA
- a CDS encoding NADH:flavin oxidoreductase/NADH oxidase, which yields MSLLLEPYTLRKLTLLNRIAVSPMCQYSSVDGLANDWHLVHLGSRAVGGAGLIFTEATAVVPEGRITAQDLGLWSDEQIEPLQRITRFITAQGAVAGIQLAHAGRKASTYRPWLGKHGSVTVEEGGWVPVGPSPIAFDPNHTAPVQLDEAQINGVIQAFVAAAKRALKAGFSVVEVHAAHGYLLHQFLSPLSNQRRDQYGGSFENRVRLVLQVTEAVREVWPKELPVFVRLSATDWVEDGWNPDETVELARRLKALGVDLIDVSSGGTAANAEIPVGPGYQTRFAERVRKEAGIATGTVGMITEAAQAEHILRTGQANLILLARELLRDPYWPLHADDDLGGKKAIWPAQYQRATHRDQPIHESDLRE from the coding sequence ATGAGTCTGTTGCTTGAACCCTATACCCTGCGAAAACTGACCCTTCTTAATCGCATCGCGGTCTCGCCGATGTGCCAGTACTCCAGCGTTGATGGCCTGGCCAATGACTGGCATTTGGTTCATCTGGGCAGTCGCGCAGTGGGCGGCGCAGGGCTGATCTTCACGGAGGCTACTGCAGTCGTACCTGAAGGACGGATCACCGCCCAAGACCTCGGATTGTGGAGTGACGAGCAGATTGAGCCCCTGCAGCGCATCACCCGCTTCATCACGGCCCAGGGCGCCGTGGCAGGCATTCAGCTGGCCCATGCCGGACGCAAGGCCAGTACTTATCGGCCCTGGCTGGGCAAGCACGGCAGCGTCACGGTTGAAGAGGGCGGCTGGGTGCCGGTCGGGCCTTCTCCCATCGCCTTCGACCCTAACCACACGGCGCCGGTGCAACTGGACGAAGCCCAGATCAACGGGGTTATTCAAGCGTTTGTTGCCGCTGCCAAGCGGGCCTTGAAAGCAGGCTTCTCGGTGGTTGAAGTCCATGCGGCCCACGGCTACTTGCTGCACCAGTTTCTTTCGCCCTTGAGCAATCAACGGCGCGACCAGTATGGTGGCTCCTTCGAGAACCGTGTGCGGTTGGTGTTGCAAGTTACCGAGGCTGTACGCGAAGTGTGGCCAAAAGAGCTTCCGGTTTTTGTGCGACTATCAGCCACGGATTGGGTTGAGGATGGCTGGAACCCTGACGAAACCGTGGAACTGGCGCGACGGCTCAAGGCGCTGGGGGTTGATCTGATCGATGTGTCCTCGGGGGGCACGGCAGCCAATGCCGAGATCCCGGTCGGGCCGGGTTACCAAACACGGTTTGCCGAGCGTGTACGCAAAGAGGCGGGTATCGCCACAGGTACCGTGGGCATGATCACCGAGGCAGCCCAGGCCGAGCATATTCTGCGCACCGGCCAGGCAAATTTGATCCTGTTGGCGCGCGAGCTGTTGCGTGATCCGTATTGGCCGTTGCACGCTGATGATGATTTGGGCGGCAAGAAGGCGATCTGGCCTGCACAATATCAGCGTGCAACTCACCGCGACCAACCCATCCATGAGTCGGATTTGCGGGAATGA
- the recJ gene encoding single-stranded-DNA-specific exonuclease RecJ — protein sequence MRIEPRPLPEILPFLGEMPTLLTRLYAARGVQSQAELDKSLARLIPYQQLKGIDAAVDLLVVALEQRQRILIVGDFDADGATASTVGMLGLRLLGAAHVDYLVPNRFEYGYGLTPEIVEVALTRTPQLLITVDNGISSIEGVAAAKKAGLSVLVTDHHLPGSELPAADAIVNPNQPGCEFPSKALAGVGVIFYVLIALRARLNSLGWYQNSKAPNIAELLDLVALGSVADVVPLDANNRILVHQGLERIRAGRARPGLKAILEVAKRDHTRITSTDLGFILGPRLNAAGRLDDMSLGIECLLTDDANAARDMAVQLDEMNQDRKSIEQGMQREALAQLKDLTVDNLPFGLCLFDPQWHQGVIGILASRLKERYFRPTFAFADAGDGMLKGSGRSVPGFHIRDALSVVAAQHPELISKYGGHAMAAGLTLPEANFPLFSQAFDAEVRRQLREDDLTGRMLSDGSLAVEEFHLELARALRNAGPWGQHFPEPLFHGVFQLVEQRIVGERHLKVVLKTECGSVKLDGIAFGIDRDVWPNPTIRWVELAYKLDLNEFRGNETVQLMIAHIEPR from the coding sequence ATGCGCATCGAACCTCGTCCACTGCCTGAAATCCTGCCTTTCCTGGGCGAAATGCCGACCCTGCTGACACGCCTTTACGCAGCGCGTGGCGTCCAGTCGCAAGCGGAGCTGGACAAGAGTCTGGCGCGGCTGATTCCGTATCAGCAGCTCAAGGGGATCGATGCCGCGGTGGATCTACTGGTGGTGGCGCTTGAGCAGCGCCAGCGCATCCTGATCGTCGGTGACTTCGACGCGGATGGGGCAACGGCCAGTACCGTCGGGATGCTCGGTCTGCGTCTGCTGGGGGCGGCTCATGTCGATTACCTGGTGCCGAACCGATTTGAGTACGGCTACGGCCTGACCCCGGAAATCGTCGAGGTCGCGCTGACCCGTACCCCGCAACTGCTGATTACGGTCGACAACGGTATCTCCAGTATTGAAGGGGTGGCGGCGGCCAAAAAAGCGGGTTTGAGTGTTCTGGTCACCGACCACCACTTGCCCGGCAGCGAGCTGCCGGCGGCCGATGCCATCGTCAATCCGAACCAGCCCGGCTGCGAGTTTCCAAGCAAGGCATTGGCGGGCGTAGGGGTGATTTTTTATGTCCTGATCGCGTTGCGGGCCCGCTTGAACAGCCTGGGCTGGTATCAAAACAGCAAGGCACCGAATATTGCCGAGTTGCTGGACCTGGTGGCATTGGGCAGCGTGGCGGACGTGGTGCCGCTCGATGCCAACAACCGGATCCTGGTGCATCAGGGCCTGGAGCGCATTCGTGCCGGGCGTGCGCGCCCCGGGCTCAAGGCCATTCTCGAAGTGGCCAAGCGAGACCACACGCGCATTACTTCGACCGATCTGGGGTTTATTCTCGGCCCGCGCCTTAACGCCGCCGGGCGTCTGGATGACATGAGCCTGGGCATTGAATGCCTGCTCACCGATGACGCCAACGCTGCGCGCGACATGGCGGTGCAGCTCGATGAGATGAACCAGGACCGTAAATCCATCGAGCAAGGCATGCAGCGTGAGGCGCTGGCCCAGCTCAAGGACCTGACGGTCGATAACCTGCCGTTTGGTTTGTGCCTGTTCGACCCGCAATGGCACCAGGGGGTGATCGGCATTCTGGCTTCACGCCTCAAAGAGCGTTACTTCCGGCCGACGTTCGCGTTTGCTGATGCCGGTGACGGCATGCTCAAAGGCTCAGGGCGCTCGGTGCCGGGCTTTCATATTCGTGATGCGCTCAGCGTGGTGGCGGCACAGCACCCGGAGTTGATCAGCAAGTACGGCGGCCATGCAATGGCGGCGGGCCTGACCTTGCCCGAGGCAAATTTCCCTCTGTTCAGTCAGGCGTTCGATGCCGAAGTCCGGCGTCAGTTGCGTGAAGACGACCTGACGGGGCGCATGTTGTCCGATGGCAGCCTGGCGGTGGAGGAGTTTCATCTCGAACTGGCCCGGGCACTGCGTAACGCCGGGCCTTGGGGGCAGCACTTTCCCGAACCGTTGTTTCATGGCGTATTCCAGTTGGTCGAGCAACGGATCGTTGGCGAGCGGCATTTGAAAGTCGTGCTCAAAACCGAGTGTGGCAGCGTGAAACTCGATGGCATCGCATTCGGGATTGACCGGGATGTATGGCCGAATCCGACCATTCGCTGGGTCGAACTGGCGTACAAACTCGACCTCAACGAGTTTCGTGGTAATGAAACCGTGCAACTGATGATCGCTCATATCGAGCCGCGATAA
- a CDS encoding YaeQ family protein has translation MAQPSTTYKFELNLTDLDRGVYESVKQTIARHPSETEERMTVRLLAYAFWYNEQLSFGRGLSDVDEPALWEKSLDDRVLHWIEVGQPDAERLTWCSRRTERTSLLAYGSLRVWEGKVIPAIKNLKNVNIAAVPQEILEVLAKDMPRVIKWDVMISEGTIFVTDDRGQHEVQLQWLQGERG, from the coding sequence ATGGCCCAGCCGTCCACGACCTACAAGTTTGAACTCAACCTTACCGACCTCGATCGCGGGGTGTATGAAAGCGTCAAGCAGACCATCGCCCGTCACCCTTCAGAAACTGAAGAGCGTATGACCGTGCGTCTTCTGGCCTATGCCTTCTGGTACAACGAGCAGCTGTCTTTTGGTCGCGGCCTGTCAGATGTAGACGAACCGGCACTCTGGGAAAAAAGCCTGGATGACCGTGTTCTGCACTGGATCGAAGTCGGCCAGCCCGATGCCGAGCGTCTGACCTGGTGCTCGCGTCGTACCGAACGCACCAGCTTGCTGGCCTATGGCAGCTTGCGCGTGTGGGAAGGCAAGGTCATCCCGGCGATCAAAAACCTGAAAAACGTCAATATTGCTGCCGTTCCGCAAGAGATTCTCGAAGTCCTCGCCAAAGACATGCCCCGAGTGATCAAGTGGGACGTGATGATCAGCGAAGGCACGATTTTCGTCACTGATGACCGTGGCCAGCACGAAGTTCAATTGCAGTGGCTGCAAGGCGAACGCGGTTAA